Proteins from a genomic interval of Rhodothermus marinus:
- a CDS encoding 6-bladed beta-propeller, giving the protein MYRVGLLTGWLQVLLLTSAVAQPVLTPQRLLENERVGAILGLALDHDGRLYVADPVNRCVHVFSETGTYLRQIGQPGMGPGEFQALAAMVIRHNQLYTLDVETRRLTRFSLDGTLLGTLSIQAQEEEPTVSADLLLGARGLWVAADSQVFILTTRPFADPTQAARPIVTVRPLNPDGTLGAPVLELPDTPRHVEYMEGGVRVDLVPLGPRPVIALTPDDQFVYGYTERLEVYRKPRNGPPQLLIRQDIPRVPISDAMLEAYLQEIGVTNPEAIARNRRIAPKHLSAFQDLIVDDQGQIWVAVNTPESVESGQTEYWVFGPDGQLRRKLRLDRVAYFYLIRQGTGYALTATDEGVQQIAVYAVK; this is encoded by the coding sequence ATGTACCGAGTTGGCTTGCTCACAGGATGGCTGCAGGTGCTGCTACTGACTTCGGCGGTTGCGCAGCCGGTTCTGACGCCGCAGCGCCTGCTCGAAAATGAACGCGTCGGTGCAATCCTGGGCCTGGCACTCGACCACGACGGTCGCCTGTATGTGGCCGACCCGGTGAACCGATGCGTGCATGTCTTTTCCGAAACGGGCACCTATCTTCGACAGATCGGCCAACCGGGCATGGGACCGGGGGAGTTTCAGGCACTGGCCGCCATGGTGATCCGGCACAATCAACTCTACACACTGGACGTCGAGACGCGACGCCTGACCCGATTCTCCCTGGACGGCACCCTCCTGGGCACGCTGTCGATTCAAGCCCAGGAAGAAGAACCTACCGTGAGCGCCGATCTATTGCTAGGCGCCCGTGGCCTGTGGGTTGCCGCCGACAGCCAGGTCTTCATTCTGACAACCCGTCCTTTTGCCGATCCGACCCAGGCAGCCCGCCCGATCGTGACCGTCCGTCCGCTGAACCCCGACGGCACACTCGGTGCCCCGGTGCTCGAACTACCCGACACCCCGCGGCATGTGGAGTACATGGAAGGCGGCGTGCGGGTCGATCTTGTCCCGCTGGGCCCGCGCCCGGTGATCGCGCTCACGCCGGACGATCAGTTCGTCTACGGCTACACCGAACGGCTGGAAGTGTATCGCAAGCCGCGCAACGGTCCGCCTCAGCTGCTGATCCGCCAGGATATACCCCGCGTCCCCATCTCCGACGCCATGCTGGAAGCTTACCTGCAGGAAATCGGAGTCACGAATCCAGAAGCCATCGCCCGCAATCGCCGCATTGCACCGAAGCACTTATCGGCGTTTCAAGACCTGATCGTAGACGATCAGGGACAGATCTGGGTAGCGGTCAATACGCCGGAATCCGTCGAAAGCGGACAGACCGAATACTGGGTCTTCGGCCCGGATGGACAGCTCCGGCGCAAACTCCGCCTGGACCGCGTGGCCTATTTCTACCTGATCCGTCAGGGGACCGGCTATGCCCTCACGGCCACAGACGAAGGCGTTCAGCAGATTGCCGTGTATGCGGTGAAGTAA
- a CDS encoding 6-bladed beta-propeller, giving the protein MKGLPIWTRAAAKGILLCLFAAAFLSPSDRTYRSVQWELLWQVDEPELLHPSQVEVGPDGRVYVMDYGDMRLRVFTPDGQLQRIIGQGEGQGPGEFSHPIDFAVDAQGRVWVLDATTARVTVFAVDGALDTLWMLPFPASRLAISPDGRRYVLFPLSPRREGAFALFRDGHPLGFFGQLAADQVPRWIAFDGLLMGDQEGFYYTAVRAGWVASFGWDGRVRFSRTGIDPVPFPQPERTPEGGLRLTPRHRFVSYDIAPGPHPETFAVLGLIPADGRYRAVLDIYHRQDGRYCYSMQLPRGGSSFTFYRDRLYLINEVALLAYRLQGDTVCSPEK; this is encoded by the coding sequence ATGAAGGGCCTACCCATCTGGACGCGTGCAGCGGCAAAGGGGATACTGCTGTGCCTCTTTGCCGCTGCTTTCCTTTCACCTTCTGACCGCACCTACCGCTCTGTGCAGTGGGAGTTGCTGTGGCAAGTGGACGAACCCGAACTGCTCCATCCTAGCCAAGTGGAAGTCGGGCCGGACGGACGCGTCTATGTGATGGACTACGGCGACATGCGACTCCGGGTTTTCACTCCGGACGGCCAGCTGCAACGCATCATAGGCCAGGGCGAAGGACAGGGGCCGGGTGAATTCAGCCACCCGATCGACTTCGCGGTCGATGCGCAGGGCCGCGTCTGGGTGCTGGACGCCACCACGGCCCGGGTGACCGTCTTTGCAGTAGATGGAGCGCTCGATACGCTCTGGATGCTACCTTTTCCCGCCAGCCGGCTGGCCATCTCGCCTGACGGACGGCGTTACGTGCTCTTTCCGCTCTCGCCACGGCGCGAGGGTGCCTTCGCCCTGTTCCGTGACGGCCACCCGCTCGGCTTTTTCGGACAACTGGCGGCTGACCAGGTCCCTCGCTGGATTGCCTTCGACGGCTTATTGATGGGGGATCAAGAGGGCTTTTACTACACGGCGGTTCGTGCAGGCTGGGTCGCCTCGTTCGGCTGGGACGGCCGCGTGCGCTTCTCGCGGACCGGCATCGATCCCGTTCCCTTCCCTCAACCCGAACGCACGCCGGAAGGCGGCCTGCGCCTGACCCCACGGCATCGCTTCGTATCGTACGACATCGCTCCGGGGCCACACCCGGAGACGTTCGCCGTGCTGGGCCTGATACCGGCCGACGGGCGCTATCGCGCCGTCCTCGACATCTATCACCGACAGGACGGCCGCTACTGCTACAGCATGCAGCTCCCCCGTGGTGGTTCGTCGTTCACCTTCTACCGGGACCGGCTCTACCTGATCAACGAAGTCGCCCTCCTGGCATACCGGCTGCAGGGTGATACCGTCTGTTCTCCAGAAAAGTAA
- the trpE gene encoding anthranilate synthase component I, whose amino-acid sequence MTFERFQALIDTHRSTGHTHLFVPVFRRLGADLLTPVSAFLKLRGHEPGAFLLESVEGGEKLGRYSFLGVRPYLTVEVRDGQVTLQRAGAAPETSPDDFFATMRQLLRRYHPVQVPELPRFTGGAVGYLGYDMIRQLERLPAPPPDDLGLPDARWNFYDTVVAFDHVRHQLVLMAGVFVAPDTDLRAAYDEAVARLDALTDTLSHAPLEAPEPVSLPETPLTSNFTREDFCRAVCRAKDYIYEGDIFQVVLSQRFATPYAGDRFNLYRALRQVNPSPYLFYIDFGDLALIGSSPEVLVRVEHGRAEVLPIAGTRPRGRTPEEDRALEAELEADPKEQAEHLMLVDLGRNDLGRVCRFGTVQVERFAFVVRYSHVMHLVSLVAGELDPRYDALDALAACFPAGTVSGAPKVRAMEIIDELEPTRRGVYAGAVGYMDFSGNLDTCIAIRTMVVRNGTIYVQAGAGIVADSDPEREYEETVNKARALVEAMRVAASGLL is encoded by the coding sequence ATGACGTTCGAGCGCTTTCAGGCATTGATCGACACGCACCGGTCGACCGGCCATACGCACCTGTTCGTGCCGGTCTTCCGGCGGCTGGGGGCCGACCTGCTCACGCCCGTGTCGGCCTTTCTGAAACTGCGCGGGCACGAGCCCGGCGCCTTCCTGCTTGAAAGCGTCGAAGGCGGCGAAAAGCTCGGCCGCTACTCGTTCCTGGGCGTGCGGCCCTACCTGACCGTGGAGGTGCGCGACGGACAGGTGACGCTGCAACGGGCGGGTGCCGCGCCCGAGACAAGTCCGGACGACTTCTTCGCGACCATGCGGCAATTGCTCCGTCGGTACCACCCGGTGCAGGTGCCCGAACTGCCGCGCTTCACGGGCGGGGCCGTGGGCTACCTGGGCTACGACATGATCCGACAGCTGGAGCGTCTGCCCGCCCCGCCGCCCGACGACCTGGGGCTGCCCGACGCCCGCTGGAACTTCTACGACACGGTGGTGGCCTTCGACCACGTGCGGCACCAGCTCGTGCTCATGGCGGGCGTCTTCGTGGCACCCGACACCGACCTGCGTGCGGCCTACGACGAGGCCGTCGCCCGTCTGGACGCGCTCACCGACACCCTTTCGCACGCGCCGCTGGAGGCCCCCGAGCCGGTCTCGCTCCCCGAGACGCCGCTCACGTCGAACTTCACGCGGGAGGATTTCTGCCGGGCGGTCTGCCGCGCCAAAGACTACATCTACGAAGGCGATATTTTCCAGGTGGTGCTCTCCCAGCGGTTTGCCACGCCGTACGCGGGCGACCGCTTCAATCTGTACCGGGCGCTCCGCCAGGTCAATCCGTCGCCCTACCTGTTCTATATCGATTTCGGCGACCTGGCGCTGATCGGTTCGTCGCCCGAGGTGCTCGTGCGCGTCGAGCACGGCCGGGCCGAGGTGCTGCCCATTGCGGGCACGCGGCCGCGCGGCCGCACGCCCGAAGAGGATCGGGCGCTGGAGGCTGAGCTGGAAGCCGACCCCAAGGAACAGGCCGAGCACCTGATGCTCGTCGATCTGGGCCGCAACGACCTGGGGCGTGTATGCCGCTTCGGGACGGTTCAGGTGGAGCGTTTCGCGTTCGTCGTGCGCTACTCGCACGTGATGCACCTGGTGTCGCTCGTGGCCGGCGAACTCGATCCGCGCTACGACGCGCTCGATGCGCTGGCGGCGTGCTTTCCGGCCGGCACCGTCAGCGGCGCGCCCAAGGTGCGGGCCATGGAGATCATCGACGAGCTGGAGCCCACGCGGCGCGGCGTCTATGCCGGGGCGGTGGGCTACATGGATTTTTCGGGCAATCTGGACACCTGCATTGCCATCCGCACCATGGTGGTTCGCAACGGCACGATCTACGTCCAGGCCGGGGCGGGCATCGTGGCCGACAGCGACCCCGAACGCGAGTACGAGGAAACCGTTAACAAGGCCCGGGCGCTGGTCGAGGCCATGCGCGTCGCCGCGTCCGGTTTGCTTTAA
- the trpS gene encoding tryptophan--tRNA ligase gives MSTATTATAPQTAQPAGAATRTIVVSGIQPSGELHLGNYFGAIRQHLELHERYESYFFIVNYHALTTIHDREALRRYTFEAAVTYLALGFNPEKAALFVQSDVPEVTELAWIFYNLVPVSTLEKGVAYKDKVAQGLPANAGLFNYPVLQAADILIYGGTLVPVGADQKQNIEICRDIAQRFNRTFCPPDRPLFPIPEPLIREEVAVVPGIDGRKMSKSYGNTIGIFDEGKTLRKKVMSIVTDSTPLEAPKDPDRCNVFALIKLFADEETRNRIAEAYRRGGYGYGDAKKELIRLIDEHFAEARERRRELLKHPDYVIDVLREGARKGRRRAQEMMEQVRDLVGLNYATYRPEAS, from the coding sequence ATGAGTACGGCAACGACGGCAACGGCCCCGCAGACGGCGCAGCCGGCCGGTGCGGCCACCCGGACCATCGTGGTTTCGGGCATCCAGCCGTCCGGCGAGCTGCACCTGGGCAACTACTTCGGGGCGATTCGCCAGCATCTGGAGCTGCACGAGCGGTACGAATCGTACTTCTTCATCGTCAACTACCACGCGTTGACGACCATTCACGACCGGGAGGCGCTGCGGCGCTACACGTTCGAAGCGGCCGTCACCTACCTGGCCCTGGGCTTCAATCCCGAAAAGGCCGCGCTCTTCGTGCAGAGCGACGTGCCCGAGGTGACCGAGCTGGCCTGGATCTTCTACAACCTGGTGCCGGTCTCCACGCTCGAAAAGGGCGTGGCCTACAAGGACAAGGTGGCCCAGGGCCTGCCGGCCAATGCCGGGCTCTTCAACTACCCTGTGCTGCAGGCGGCCGACATCCTGATCTACGGGGGCACGCTCGTGCCCGTCGGCGCCGACCAGAAGCAGAACATCGAGATATGCCGCGACATCGCGCAGCGCTTCAACCGGACGTTCTGCCCGCCGGATCGGCCGCTGTTCCCCATTCCGGAGCCGCTCATCCGGGAAGAGGTGGCCGTGGTGCCGGGCATTGATGGCCGGAAAATGTCGAAAAGCTACGGCAACACGATCGGCATCTTCGACGAGGGCAAGACGCTGCGCAAGAAGGTGATGTCGATCGTGACCGACTCGACGCCGCTCGAGGCGCCGAAGGATCCGGATCGCTGTAACGTGTTTGCGCTGATCAAGCTGTTCGCCGACGAAGAAACGCGCAACCGGATCGCCGAAGCCTACCGGCGGGGTGGCTACGGCTACGGCGACGCCAAGAAGGAGCTGATCCGGCTCATCGACGAGCACTTTGCCGAGGCGCGTGAGCGGCGGCGCGAGCTGCTGAAGCATCCGGACTACGTGATAGACGTGCTGCGCGAGGGGGCCCGCAAGGGCCGCCGGCGGGCGCAGGAGATGATGGAGCAGGTGCGGGATCTGGTCGGGCTGAACTACGCCACCTATCGTCCGGAGGCGTCATGA
- a CDS encoding anthranilate synthase component II, giving the protein MILVIDNYDSFTYNLVHLLGRHTQDLRVVRNDAVTLDEVRALQPEAILISPGPGRPAEAGITEAVIAELGPTTPILGVCLGHQAIGEVFGGRVVHAPSLMHGKTSRIFHIGIGIFEGAAQGFTATRYHSLVVDRDTLPDVLEITAWTEDGVIMGLRHRHYPIEGVQFHPESVLTTEGPRLITNWLRQVKAWHQARATSIPQTQR; this is encoded by the coding sequence ATGATTCTGGTGATCGACAACTACGATTCGTTTACCTACAACCTGGTGCATCTGCTGGGGCGGCACACGCAGGATCTGCGCGTGGTGCGCAACGATGCGGTCACGCTCGACGAGGTGCGGGCCCTGCAGCCCGAGGCGATCCTGATCTCGCCGGGACCGGGGCGTCCGGCCGAGGCGGGCATCACGGAAGCCGTCATTGCCGAACTGGGACCGACCACGCCGATCCTGGGCGTGTGCCTGGGCCATCAGGCGATCGGAGAGGTCTTCGGCGGGCGTGTGGTGCATGCCCCTTCGCTCATGCACGGCAAGACGAGCCGCATCTTCCACATCGGGATCGGAATCTTCGAGGGAGCGGCACAGGGCTTCACGGCCACGCGCTACCACTCGCTGGTGGTCGATCGCGACACGCTGCCCGACGTGCTGGAGATCACGGCCTGGACCGAGGACGGGGTGATCATGGGGCTGCGCCACCGGCACTATCCGATCGAAGGCGTGCAGTTTCACCCGGAAAGCGTGCTCACCACTGAAGGGCCGCGCCTGATCACGAACTGGCTGCGCCAGGTGAAGGCATGGCATCAGGCCCGTGCGACATCGATCCCGCAAACGCAACGATAG
- the trpD gene encoding anthranilate phosphoribosyltransferase, with product MQPYLTALAEGRTLTQEEAEAAMHLMMRGEASPEQIAGLLMGLRARGETLDELVGFTRVMRQYAVPVRVDDPHAIDLCGTGGDRSGTFNISTAAAFVCAGAGVTVVKHGNRSVSSQAGSADVLEALGVAIDLGAEGVERCLEEVGIAFAFAPRFHPAMRHVMPVRRALGVRTFFNILGPLCNPAGVRRQLVGAFRPDVAATMAAILARLGAEHVVTVHAEDGLDELSLSAPTATYEYRRGDEAPRAGRVEPEALGLPRVPLEQLRGGDAEANARLLRRVLEGEAGPHRDVVLLNATYALYVSGRFGDDLEACLEAARESIDSGAALARLEQLVEVSNRVAREAARQPAA from the coding sequence ATGCAACCCTACCTGACCGCGCTGGCCGAGGGCCGCACGCTGACGCAGGAAGAGGCCGAGGCGGCCATGCACCTGATGATGCGGGGCGAGGCGTCGCCCGAGCAGATCGCCGGCCTGCTCATGGGGCTGCGCGCGCGGGGTGAGACGCTCGACGAGCTGGTGGGCTTTACGCGCGTCATGCGCCAGTACGCCGTGCCCGTGCGCGTGGACGATCCGCATGCAATCGACCTGTGCGGTACGGGTGGCGACCGCTCCGGCACGTTCAACATCTCGACGGCCGCCGCCTTCGTGTGCGCCGGAGCCGGCGTGACCGTGGTCAAGCACGGCAACCGGTCGGTTTCGTCGCAGGCCGGCTCGGCCGACGTGCTCGAAGCGCTGGGCGTGGCGATCGATCTGGGGGCGGAGGGGGTCGAGCGCTGCCTGGAGGAAGTGGGCATTGCCTTCGCCTTTGCACCGCGTTTCCATCCGGCCATGCGCCACGTGATGCCGGTGCGTCGGGCGCTGGGCGTGCGGACGTTTTTCAACATCCTGGGGCCGCTCTGCAACCCGGCCGGCGTGCGGCGCCAGCTCGTGGGGGCGTTCCGGCCCGACGTGGCGGCCACGATGGCGGCCATCCTGGCCCGGCTCGGCGCCGAGCACGTGGTGACCGTCCATGCCGAAGACGGGCTCGATGAGCTGTCGCTTTCGGCGCCCACGGCCACCTACGAGTACCGGCGGGGCGACGAGGCGCCCCGGGCCGGACGCGTCGAACCGGAAGCGCTCGGACTGCCCCGCGTGCCGCTGGAGCAGTTGCGCGGGGGTGACGCCGAAGCCAACGCCCGCCTGCTGCGCCGCGTGCTCGAAGGCGAGGCCGGTCCGCACCGCGACGTGGTGCTGCTGAATGCAACCTACGCGCTCTACGTGAGCGGTCGTTTCGGCGACGATCTCGAGGCGTGTCTGGAAGCCGCCCGCGAAAGCATCGACAGCGGCGCGGCCCTGGCACGCCTGGAGCAGCTGGTCGAAGTGTCGAACCGGGTGGCCCGTGAGGCTGCCCGCCAACCTGCCGCTTAG
- the trpC gene encoding indole-3-glycerol phosphate synthase TrpC → MTILEQIARTVRERLEERKRRVPVALLEERSHYQSPTLPLAPALRTGELAIIAELKKASPSKGIIRREFNVPELARQYKWHGAQAISVLTEPDYFQGSLEHLEAARRTVDLPLLRKDFILDPYQIVEARAYGADAVLLIAALLDPVQLHELHAMATELGLSCLVEVHSEAELDRIDLDKIEILGVNNRDLHTFEVDVNRAVQVLRHVPERIVRVAESGLRTADELVHLRRHGIDAVLIGEAFMRAPHPGEALERLRREVQRRLATPDMLRMAV, encoded by the coding sequence ATGACGATCTTAGAACAGATTGCCCGGACCGTACGCGAACGCCTGGAAGAACGCAAACGTCGCGTGCCCGTCGCGCTCCTGGAGGAGCGTTCCCACTATCAGAGTCCCACGCTGCCGCTGGCGCCGGCGCTGCGCACCGGCGAACTGGCCATCATCGCCGAGCTCAAGAAGGCTTCGCCTTCGAAGGGCATCATCCGACGCGAGTTCAACGTACCGGAGCTGGCGCGCCAGTACAAATGGCACGGTGCGCAGGCCATCTCGGTGCTGACCGAACCCGACTACTTCCAGGGGAGTCTGGAGCACCTGGAGGCGGCGCGGCGCACCGTCGATCTGCCGCTGCTCCGGAAGGACTTCATTCTGGACCCCTACCAGATCGTCGAGGCGCGGGCCTATGGGGCCGACGCCGTGCTGCTTATTGCCGCGCTGCTCGATCCGGTGCAGTTGCACGAGCTGCACGCCATGGCGACCGAGCTGGGGCTGTCGTGTCTGGTGGAGGTGCATTCGGAGGCGGAGCTGGACCGGATCGATCTGGATAAAATTGAAATACTGGGCGTCAACAACCGTGACCTGCACACCTTCGAAGTGGACGTCAACCGGGCGGTGCAGGTGCTGCGGCACGTGCCCGAGCGGATCGTCCGCGTGGCCGAAAGCGGCCTGCGCACGGCCGACGAGCTGGTGCACCTGCGTCGACACGGCATCGACGCCGTGCTGATCGGCGAGGCGTTCATGCGGGCACCCCATCCGGGCGAGGCGCTCGAACGACTGCGCCGGGAAGTGCAGCGGCGCCTTGCAACGCCCGACATGCTCCGTATGGCGGTTTGA